The following proteins are co-located in the Noviherbaspirillum sp. UKPF54 genome:
- a CDS encoding AraC family transcriptional regulator gives MATDVRGEVPGAYVRLLFEHLEARAIDARALLGEPVPDAADRGLVRYPARCWCELLDKAARHLDDPLLGLRLGQAITPAHFGIMGYVLLASANMAAALQRMERYQRLIYDISPMRYGMDGDTVTLAWGVERGRPGALADECGIAALVQFARHITGRNLSPLKVCFVNPEPADVRPYLRFFGCPVRFAQCETVVQFPLAMLNLPLRQPDPALVGMLEQQADALLAGLPDIDDFEQTVRRCIAGLLHEGEPSLERVASELHMSARTLRRRLEERGHRFRTLRDDTLRRLAETYLADPRLTLADIAQLLGFSEQSAFGRSFLRWAGSSPGRYRRRLASLRRCAAGPA, from the coding sequence ATGGCGACGGACGTGCGCGGCGAAGTGCCGGGGGCCTACGTGCGCCTGCTGTTCGAGCACCTGGAAGCGCGCGCCATCGATGCGCGTGCATTGCTGGGCGAACCGGTGCCCGACGCGGCCGACCGCGGCCTGGTGCGCTATCCGGCGCGGTGCTGGTGCGAGCTGCTGGACAAGGCGGCGCGCCACCTGGACGACCCCTTGCTGGGCCTGCGCCTGGGCCAGGCCATCACGCCGGCCCATTTCGGCATCATGGGCTACGTCCTGCTGGCCTCGGCCAACATGGCGGCGGCCTTGCAGCGCATGGAGCGTTACCAGCGCCTCATCTATGACATCAGTCCGATGCGCTACGGCATGGACGGTGACACGGTCACGCTGGCCTGGGGCGTCGAGCGCGGCCGGCCCGGGGCGCTGGCCGACGAATGCGGCATTGCCGCGCTGGTCCAGTTCGCGCGCCACATCACCGGCCGGAACCTGTCGCCGCTGAAGGTATGTTTCGTCAATCCGGAACCCGCCGACGTGCGTCCCTACCTCCGTTTTTTCGGTTGCCCGGTGCGCTTTGCCCAGTGCGAAACCGTGGTGCAGTTTCCGCTGGCGATGCTGAACCTGCCGCTGCGTCAGCCGGACCCGGCCCTGGTCGGCATGCTGGAGCAGCAGGCCGACGCCTTGCTGGCCGGCTTGCCGGATATCGACGATTTCGAACAGACGGTGCGCCGCTGCATCGCCGGCCTGTTGCACGAGGGGGAACCGAGCTTGGAGCGGGTGGCGTCGGAACTGCACATGTCGGCGCGCACCTTGCGGCGCCGGCTGGAAGAGCGCGGCCACCGGTTTCGGACATTGCGCGACGACACGCTGCGCCGTCTGGCGGAAACCTATCTGGCCGACCCGCGCCTGACGCTGGCCGACATCGCGCAGCTGCTCGGATTTTCCGAGCAAAGCGCGTTCGGCCGCTCCTTTCTGCGCTGGGCGGGAAGTTCGCCGGGGCGCTATCGCCGCCGACTGGCTAGTCTGCGCCGGTGCGCTGCAGGCCCAGCCTGA
- a CDS encoding HDOD domain-containing protein, producing the protein MTTLLTGLAPWTTFLSNQEIPVLRQTARALADVRQYADSVGVRKIAAIVLNDPLMTARVLRFAASRRSRRQLQDLSTVEHAVMMLGVEPFFHHFAHFDIIEDRLKPYPQALLGLLHVVRRAQRAARYALDWATWRYDLNSEEVAVAALLHDLAEMLVWCASPQQALGVQALQADNLALRSADAQTAVLGFALNDLQTVLCKEWQLPELLADLMDDKHAGRARVKNVKLAVDLARHSAQGWDDPALPDDFRAIAALMNIDEATLRLRLGLQRTGAD; encoded by the coding sequence ATGACGACTCTCCTGACCGGCCTCGCCCCCTGGACCACCTTCCTGAGCAACCAGGAAATCCCGGTGCTGCGGCAAACCGCCCGCGCGCTAGCCGACGTGCGCCAGTATGCAGACAGCGTGGGCGTGCGCAAGATCGCCGCCATCGTGCTCAACGACCCGCTGATGACGGCGCGGGTATTGCGATTCGCCGCCAGCCGCCGCAGCCGGCGCCAGCTGCAGGACCTGTCGACGGTCGAACATGCGGTGATGATGCTCGGCGTCGAGCCTTTCTTCCATCACTTCGCGCACTTCGACATCATCGAGGACCGCCTCAAGCCCTATCCGCAGGCGCTGCTCGGGCTGCTGCACGTGGTGCGGCGCGCGCAGCGCGCGGCGCGCTACGCCCTGGACTGGGCCACCTGGCGCTACGACCTCAACAGCGAGGAAGTGGCGGTCGCCGCGCTGCTGCACGACCTGGCCGAAATGCTGGTCTGGTGCGCGTCGCCGCAGCAAGCCCTGGGCGTGCAGGCGCTGCAGGCGGACAACCTCGCCCTGCGCAGCGCCGACGCCCAGACGGCCGTGCTCGGCTTCGCGCTCAACGACCTGCAAACCGTGCTGTGCAAGGAATGGCAATTGCCGGAACTGCTGGCCGACCTGATGGACGACAAGCACGCCGGGCGCGCGCGGGTGAAGAACGTCAAGCTGGCGGTCGATCTGGCGCGCCACTCGGCCCAGGGCTGGGACGATCCGGCGCTGCCGGACGATTTCCGCGCCATCGCGGCGCTGATGAATATCGACGAGGCGACGCTGCGGCTCAGGCTGGGCCTGCAGCGCACCGGCGCAGACTAG
- the mscL gene encoding large conductance mechanosensitive channel protein MscL produces MSIISEFKEFAVKGNVMDLAVGVIIGGAFGKIVDSLVGDVIMPVVSKLFGGLDFSNYFVPLAGQSADTLAEAKKAGAVLAYGNFLTVTLNFLILAFVIFIMVKQMNRFRKEKPSAPPAPAPTPEDIVLLREIRDSLKK; encoded by the coding sequence ATGAGCATCATCAGTGAATTCAAGGAGTTTGCCGTCAAGGGCAACGTCATGGATCTCGCCGTCGGCGTCATCATCGGCGGCGCCTTCGGCAAGATCGTCGATTCGCTGGTCGGCGACGTCATCATGCCGGTGGTGAGCAAGCTGTTCGGCGGGCTCGATTTCAGCAACTACTTCGTGCCGCTGGCAGGCCAGAGCGCCGACACGCTGGCCGAAGCGAAGAAGGCGGGCGCCGTGCTTGCGTACGGCAACTTCCTGACCGTGACGCTCAACTTTCTCATCCTGGCCTTCGTGATCTTTATCATGGTCAAGCAGATGAACCGCTTCAGGAAGGAAAAGCCGTCGGCACCCCCGGCCCCGGCGCCGACCCCGGAAGACATCGTCCTGCTGCGCGAGATCCGTGACAGCCTGAAGAAGTAG
- a CDS encoding FUSC family protein yields the protein MFLYLPGTPLYHRMVTLMACAFGMIACYTLGLMSHFFPVAMTPVLAAIALLVMMVCRYYGMGPPGGLFFIMAASIGAYSPVELLQLPLQVGLIAMGSVLACAIGFFYSVYILRRHAPKPVAPLPQPTFDFVVFDSVVIGAFVGISLAAAQLLQLQKAYWVPVSCLAVIQGASLRAVWTRQLHRVIGTSVGLLLSWGLLLIPLDKWSISLTMMALTFVIESIVVRHYALAAAFITPLTILLAEAATLGHGSPYALVEARFFDTVLGCFVGLIGGICLHSPRFRDTAGRWVRRLIPARLLP from the coding sequence GTGTTTCTCTACCTGCCCGGCACGCCGCTGTATCACCGCATGGTCACGCTGATGGCCTGCGCCTTCGGCATGATCGCCTGCTATACGCTGGGCTTGATGAGCCATTTCTTTCCGGTGGCAATGACGCCGGTGCTGGCCGCCATCGCGCTGCTGGTGATGATGGTGTGCCGCTATTACGGCATGGGGCCGCCGGGCGGCCTGTTTTTCATCATGGCCGCGTCGATCGGAGCGTATTCGCCGGTCGAGCTGCTGCAACTGCCGCTGCAGGTCGGGCTGATCGCGATGGGCAGCGTGCTGGCCTGCGCAATCGGCTTCTTCTACAGCGTCTACATCCTGCGCCGACATGCGCCCAAGCCGGTCGCTCCCTTGCCGCAGCCGACCTTCGATTTCGTGGTGTTCGATTCCGTCGTCATCGGCGCATTCGTCGGTATCTCGCTCGCCGCGGCCCAGCTGCTGCAGCTGCAAAAGGCGTACTGGGTGCCGGTGAGCTGCCTGGCCGTGATCCAGGGCGCATCGCTGCGCGCGGTCTGGACCAGGCAGCTGCACCGCGTGATCGGCACCAGCGTCGGCCTGCTGCTGTCATGGGGCTTGCTGCTGATCCCGCTGGACAAGTGGAGCATCTCGCTGACCATGATGGCGCTCACCTTCGTGATCGAATCGATCGTGGTGCGGCATTACGCGCTGGCCGCGGCTTTCATCACGCCGCTGACCATCCTGCTGGCCGAAGCAGCGACGCTGGGGCATGGATCGCCGTACGCGCTGGTCGAGGCGCGCTTCTTCGATACGGTGCTGGGCTGCTTCGTGGGCCTGATCGGCGGCATATGCCTGCACAGCCCGCGCTTCCGGGACACGGCAGGCCGCTGGGTGCGGCGCCTGATTCCCGCGCGCCTTCTGCCCTGA
- a CDS encoding EAL domain-containing protein, translating to MSQLGALCEEADLAALINASPFPYLLLSTDFVILGANDAYLCLTGRARDEIVGRGLFDAFPADPDTLAASGHSIIQASLERALATGRPDHLAVVRYNIPRRTADGKCVFEERYWSLIHTPVPSAQGGVALLFQNPIDVTELVRLQQAGGRLPACDDIGYQIAGSVFSRAQALQSANRLLDREREHLLHLFRQAPGFVAVTRGPQHVLDIANESFRQLVGQREVLGKPVVEALPEVVGQGYDRLLDQVYTTGEAFVGHQMKAMFQQRADAPLSERYVDFVFQPFTDLDGKTAGIFIQGQDVTEHVLAQEALRISNERWKLAVEGSGDGVWDWNMLTGEVVFSRRFREMFGYGEQDFPNSIETWKMRVHPDDLNGALNAVRAAVRAGMPVMFEFRFLCGDGKWKWARARGIVVGHEDSDKPSRMTGTVTDISQKKESDELIWRQANFDALTGLPNRRLFRDRLDQEVRKAPRSPHTMSLMFIDLDRFKEVNDLLGHDAGDRLLVEAAQRLTACVRKSDTVARLGGDEFTVILTELVDMAHVEDVAQKILRALARPFFINQQTVYISGSVGITMFEADASTAEQLITNADQAMYAAKHAGRNQFRYFTPSMQERAQRRLRLANDLRDALAVGQLEVHYQPVVELATGRIVKAEALLRWNHPALGLVPPAQFIPIAEETGLINEIGDWVFRQAAGCSRQWQSQLGKTVQVSVNASPIQFHAAEQGVGWLKYLDMLGLLGGAVAVEISEGLLLNASPAVAERLLAYRDAGIQVAIDDFGTGYSSMQYLKKFDIDYLKIDQSFVREMVASASDRTIVKSIIVMAHELGLQAVAEGIETPEQRDMLLRAGCDYGQGFLFSQALAADAFASLMAEAA from the coding sequence ATGAGCCAGTTGGGCGCGTTGTGCGAAGAGGCGGATCTGGCGGCGCTGATAAATGCGTCGCCTTTCCCCTATCTCCTTTTATCCACCGATTTCGTCATTCTCGGCGCGAATGACGCTTACCTGTGCCTGACCGGTCGCGCCCGCGATGAGATCGTGGGGCGCGGCCTGTTCGACGCGTTCCCCGCCGACCCCGATACGCTGGCCGCGTCCGGGCACAGCATCATCCAGGCATCGCTGGAGCGCGCTCTGGCGACCGGCCGACCGGATCATCTCGCCGTCGTGCGCTACAACATCCCGCGCCGGACGGCGGATGGAAAATGCGTGTTCGAGGAGCGCTACTGGAGCCTGATCCATACCCCGGTGCCAAGCGCGCAGGGCGGCGTGGCGCTGCTGTTCCAGAACCCGATCGATGTCACCGAACTGGTCAGGCTGCAACAGGCCGGGGGCCGCCTGCCGGCGTGCGACGACATCGGCTACCAGATCGCCGGCAGCGTCTTCAGCCGCGCGCAAGCGCTGCAGTCGGCCAACCGGCTGCTCGACCGCGAACGCGAACACCTGCTGCACCTGTTCCGGCAGGCGCCCGGCTTCGTCGCCGTCACGCGCGGCCCGCAGCATGTGCTCGACATCGCCAACGAATCGTTCCGCCAGCTGGTCGGCCAGCGCGAGGTGCTCGGCAAGCCGGTCGTCGAGGCCCTGCCGGAAGTGGTCGGGCAGGGCTACGACCGCCTGCTGGACCAGGTCTACACGACAGGCGAAGCGTTCGTCGGGCATCAGATGAAGGCCATGTTTCAGCAGCGTGCCGATGCGCCCCTGAGCGAGCGCTATGTCGATTTCGTGTTCCAGCCGTTTACTGACCTGGACGGCAAGACTGCGGGCATTTTCATCCAGGGGCAGGACGTGACGGAGCATGTGCTGGCGCAAGAAGCCCTGCGCATCAGCAACGAGCGCTGGAAGCTGGCCGTGGAAGGCTCCGGCGACGGCGTCTGGGACTGGAACATGCTCACCGGCGAAGTCGTGTTTTCGCGGCGCTTCCGGGAAATGTTCGGCTACGGCGAGCAGGATTTCCCCAACAGCATCGAGACATGGAAGATGCGCGTGCACCCGGACGACCTGAACGGCGCGCTTAACGCCGTGCGCGCGGCCGTGCGCGCGGGCATGCCGGTGATGTTCGAATTCCGCTTTCTCTGCGGCGACGGCAAGTGGAAATGGGCGCGCGCACGCGGCATCGTCGTCGGCCACGAAGACAGCGACAAGCCGTCGCGCATGACCGGCACCGTCACCGACATCTCGCAGAAAAAGGAGTCGGACGAGCTGATCTGGCGCCAGGCCAACTTCGATGCCTTGACGGGCTTGCCCAACCGTCGCCTGTTCCGCGACCGGCTGGACCAGGAAGTCAGGAAGGCGCCGCGCTCGCCGCATACCATGAGCCTGATGTTCATCGACCTGGACCGCTTCAAGGAAGTCAACGACCTGCTCGGGCACGACGCCGGCGACCGGCTGCTGGTGGAGGCCGCGCAGCGGCTCACCGCGTGCGTGCGCAAGTCGGACACGGTGGCGCGCCTGGGCGGCGACGAATTCACCGTCATCCTGACCGAGCTGGTCGACATGGCGCACGTCGAAGACGTGGCGCAGAAGATCCTGCGCGCGCTGGCCAGGCCGTTTTTCATCAACCAGCAGACGGTCTACATCTCGGGCAGCGTCGGCATCACGATGTTCGAGGCCGATGCTTCCACCGCGGAGCAACTGATCACGAACGCGGACCAGGCGATGTACGCCGCCAAGCACGCCGGGCGCAACCAGTTCCGCTATTTCACGCCCTCGATGCAGGAGCGCGCGCAGCGCCGCCTGCGGCTGGCGAACGACCTGCGTGACGCGCTGGCGGTCGGGCAGCTGGAAGTGCATTACCAGCCGGTGGTGGAGCTGGCGACCGGACGCATCGTCAAGGCGGAGGCGCTGCTGCGCTGGAACCACCCGGCCCTGGGGCTGGTGCCGCCGGCACAGTTCATCCCGATCGCCGAGGAAACCGGCCTGATCAACGAGATCGGCGACTGGGTGTTCCGCCAGGCGGCCGGGTGTTCGCGGCAGTGGCAGTCGCAGCTGGGCAAGACCGTGCAGGTCAGCGTCAACGCGTCGCCGATCCAGTTCCACGCGGCCGAGCAGGGCGTCGGCTGGCTGAAGTACCTGGACATGCTCGGACTGCTGGGCGGCGCGGTGGCCGTCGAGATCTCGGAGGGGCTGCTGCTCAACGCTTCGCCGGCGGTGGCCGAGCGCTTGCTGGCGTACCGCGACGCCGGCATCCAGGTCGCGATCGACGACTTCGGCACCGGCTACTCCTCGATGCAGTACCTCAAGAAGTTCGATATCGATTACCTGAAGATCGACCAGTCGTTCGTGCGGGAGATGGTCGCCAGCGCCAGTGACCGTACGATCGTCAAGTCGATCATCGTGATGGCGCACGAGCTGGGCCTGCAGGCGGTTGCGGAAGGCATCGAGACGCCCGAGCAACGGGACATGCTGCTGCGTGCCGGCTGCGATTACGGGCAGGGCTTCCTGTTTTCGCAGGCGCTCGCCGCCGACGCGTTCGCGTCGCTGATGGCCGAGGCCGCGTAG